In Miscanthus floridulus cultivar M001 chromosome 8, ASM1932011v1, whole genome shotgun sequence, the sequence CCACCACGACCCGCTGCTGGAATCGCTCGGAGGCGCCGCCGCCAAGGGCCTGGAGGGGCGACCGCTGCTCGTAGTTTAGGTGATCACGAAATGACCATAGAGGAGTGCCCACACTACGCCGCCGCGATCCCAAGAGCTAATCGTGGAGGCGAGACTGGGAGGCTGCCACCCACCTCCGCCGTCGTGCCGCCCGTACCCACAGCCACCGCGGGAGGAAAGAAACAACTGAAAAAAAAAGCATGTCGACCGCGGGAGGATCAGATCCAAACGTGACCTTCCTCAGATCTGCATGAAAGATGGGGTAAATGGCATCACACACAAGCGTCAAACATCATAAACACAAGAGATAATTCCAACATGCCCCATGATGAACATAGCATTTGGATAACATACAGTTCACAAATGACATTGATAACTGATGCTTACTACTTAAGTCTCCTCGCACACCAGTACATCATGACACATAACACGAGACAAGAACATAAATTTAAAAGTTCACGACACTACTTATGCCCTGCATTCCAGCTTCCTTCTCATGCAGCAAGCTCCTCGTTCAATTATTCTGCTGTGTTGCAGGAAGATGGACCAACAGCAGAAGATGGACCAACAGCAGGTCCGGCCGCCATTCTCTCTGCCTACAAAGATGAGAAAATGTTCGTGTCAAGAGAACACGAATCATACCCGCAAAAAAAAGAGAACACGAATCAAGTGAAAACAGCCCTTTACTGCTTACCAAAATGTCCTTCAGGAATCTTAACTTCTCTAGATAACTCTCCTTCTGATTAAACACAAACAGAATTGATGGTTCATCCAGTAGACATGCAAACTTATATAAGTCAGTGTTAGGGCAGATAAGTGGGCGCCTATGCATGAATCTCCACCAAATATGATCCGATAAGATAAGTGGGCGCCTATGCACTCCTGGACAGTTAGTCGTTCAATGCTCCTATCCTCATGTAGATGGGCAATGTATCTTGTATCAGGCTTTACTCTCAGTAAACCTGACTAATGTTACAATCTGTGCAGCTCGTTGCTGCTAATCTATAGTTCTTCTTTAAACGTGGTGAAACGGGTTAGATCCTCTCCATCTCACAGTGCACTGTATACCCTCACACAGAAACCTGTTCACCTCCTCACAGAAACATTGTACATTAACAGTACCGGGTCCAGCTTCCCGAGCGGGCGCCGTCGCTCGGGCGAGGCGGGAGCCCTGGTCGGGCTTCCCCGAGCGCGCGCCTtcgctcgggcgaggcggagccgtgGTCGGGCTTCCCGAGCGCACGCCCTCgctcaggtgaggcggagccgtgGTCGGGCTTCCCGAGCGCACGGCCTCGCTCGAGGCGGGGAGTTGGTCGGCCTTCCCGAGCGCGCGCCCTCGctcggacgaggaggaggcctgGTCGGGCTTCCCGAGCGCGCGCGGATACTTGGTCGGGCTTCCCGAGCGCGCTCGCCCtcgctcgggcgaggcggagccttggTCAGGCGAAGCAGGCCCTTCTCTACGGCGCAGTGGTGTTCCACTGGCCGGAGCGCGGGGAAGAGAGCGAGGGGCTGGGGAGGCGCACGTCTCGGCAGGGCCATCCCCTCCGCCGCCGCTGGAGACTGAGGAGGCCGCCCCGCAGCGCCGCCGAGGCCAGGGAGGCCAGGCTGCCGTCGCCGAGCGCGGGGAAGAGGAGGGGCCGGCGTCCGGCGTGCGGAGAGCGGGAGGTGTTGGAGAAGGCTGTTGGGGACGGCGGATGATATTTCGGTGAAGGTCGAGGGTTTTTCTACAAAATCACCGGGCTATTCGTCGATCTGGGCCGTTCTTCGCGCGATTCGACGGCTGAGAAATGGAGGCGACGTGGCCTTCTGGTTTGGCCGAGCTTGGACTCCGGATTCGTATTATAGAGATAAGTTCAAGTTTTCAACCGCAGCTCGCAGGTCATCACAAACGACTTGATCTCCATCTTAGCCGCTGGGTACTACCTACTTAGTCTTgtgcaaatgcaaatgcaatgcaatgcacaaCAGTACAATAACTTAATCATAGAATAGTACTGGGCAGTGGCCACACTGGCCAGTAGTGAGCCACTGCCCACTAGTTCACTACTATTAACAGGCCACACAGACCAAGTTTCATCGACCAACACAGTTCAAGCATCACTCCAAATGCCCTCAAAATGCTCCCAGGCTTCATGATCTCCTCGCGCATCACCTTAATAGTCCAGTAACATCCAAAATGATCAATGCAGCCCAAGTAGTCATTGTTACGATCGACCTCTCTTACCACCTCTGCTCCCTCGACCTCTCTGATTAATCTCTCGCTCACCATCACCACTCCGACCTCTCCCTCGACCTGTCCTCCCTCGACCTCTCCCTCGACCTCTCTGACTAGGCAATTCAACACTTTCTCCAATGTACCATTCAGGTGGCTGACGCTGCCTTGATGACCGGCGGAGGTGGATGCTGGCATCGGAGTAGTTGTCTGCACTGGCATCGGAGTAGTCTGCTTCATCGCTCTCATCGGACTCCTCGTCTTCTGTAGAGGCTTCATAGTTTTCGTCTTCATCCTCGTTGTCAACGTCTCCAATGCTTTTGGTAGTCACCCCAATTGTTTAGGACGAATGTGCCTTACAGAGATCTGCGGCATTCCGCAGCCTACGTTCTTACTCCTGTCATGCAAACATGAAAATAGTTAGCTGCTATAAGTTTCTATACAGGTCAGCCTACTCTGAATGTTACATTGTTAGCTAATATTCCTTTGTCATCTGAATCTCAATGCATGCCTACTCTGAATGTTACATATAGCTGAATCATGTTGCCTTGTTATGACACTAGCAATTGGAGCAGAAGCAGAGAGACCCCCAAGCAGACTCAATAATTGTTTTTTCGCAAGAATAGTTTGCTAATAGTACATGCTTGCAATTTTGAAcaataactatgttgaaaactCAGGAATAACCACAGCAGGGAAGTTATAATGACATATCATACCAGACGCATAGGCTAAATCAGAAAATATACTCCGATTATACAGAACATGTTATGGAACTAATCATGGGTAATAACTAACACCGGGGCATGGTCTGTAGGTTCTTTTGAAGGGAGTGACAACACTCTGGTACCTACTGTGGcctcctccttgtccttcttatgGTTGGAGACTCCGAAGGCCTTCTTAACCGACTACTTGGCCCAGGCTCGCCCACTACAGCAGCTGCAGTGCTAGAAGTTGATAGCCGTTCCACCGACGATGACTGCTGAGGAGCTACAAGAACCACCTGTGCAGCATGGTTATCCTGCCTTTGCTGTCTCCGAGCGCCAGCCCTTTGCCGGGCTGCAGGAATCGAAGTCGTCTCGACTCCCGCTGGGGTTGCATCCCAACCCTGGTTCTGGTTTTGAAACATCTGCCTCAGCACCCTTGCCATTTCTCTTGCGTTCCCCTCCGTTCCCGCCATTTGCAGCTGCCGCCTCAGGCTCTCCCTTCTGTGTGCTTGCGGCCTGGGCGGCAAGTCAGGGTTGGCAGTGgagcccccttcttcttcaccgCCTCTTCCGTATATCGGAGTGATATCCCCTTTTAACACCTCGCCCTTGCAGACAGGGCACTCAAAGGAGGATGATTGTGCATGGAGCCACTGGTACAAGCATGGCCGGCAGAAGAGGTGGCCGCAAGATGTAACCACGGGTTGTCTAGCCAGCTCAAGACAGATGTTACACTCAAAGCTGGAGTTGTCGCCGCCATCCGGATTTTGCCCCCTCGCAGCTTCAAAAGAGCTTTGACTGAGGTTAGCTGATCCTGGCCTCACAATGTTGTGCTGCTGGCTGATCTGTATCACCCTCAGAAAGCGGAGCTCGGGAGCTCCTGCTTCAATTGCAGTTGCAGCAGCCCCTTGAGTGGACTGCCCAAATGTGCTTGTGTTCACCATCTCCATTCCGGTAGCAGCAGCCACCCGGCTAGGACGCACAGACCTTGCTACCAGAAGACCATCCACCGGCGCTGGCGCCGACGACTCAGGAGCATCAGTGTACTCTTCACTGCCGGCACTGTTGCCGTCGAGCCAGGAATAAACAACGGGATCAAGCATTGGGTGCTCCTCCAGGGCGGAGAGCACATTCGACGGCGAATAGGTCGCCGCTGCCGGGGCGAGTGATCCCTCGGGCTCGCTGGTTCTTGGAGCTTCTGGTGCAGCACTGTTGGGCATCAACGCCGGGGAAGCCGCCGAAGTGTCGAGCCTGACTCGAGGCCGTGGCAATGGAGGGAGTCCGACATGCAGGTTTAGATCCATGTGCCTCCTCCCGCTGACCTCCGTGGTCTCTTCGCCCGCCATGCTCGCGCAGTCGCAGCACTTACTTGCTCTCCGCCGGTTAATGCACGGATTCCTACACCTGCAAAACCCCATGGAAGGGAAGAGACACCAATCAAAAACAGCAAGAGCAAGGCTCCTACCTCAGAATGGGGGTATCAGGATCATGTCGGATCAAAAGGGACCAACAGAATTGAATCTGTTAGGATCGAAGTGTGTGTACCTTTCTGTGTGTAACCTGTATATCTGGATAGGCTCCTCGCCTTTTCAGTAGATGCACCGCAGCCGGTGCCGCGGTGTAGAAGACGTCCAGCGCCGGCGAGATGAAGCCCAATGACGCCGGCGATGTCCTGCAGGGGCGAGGCAGAGGCGGCGGGGTTGGCGGactcatcccgtcgctggcagcactctttAGGATCAGATTAGGGTTTCGCTGTAGGTGGGTGGCGGCTCCGTtgaacctcgtagtccgagccctcaccccacctttcttttatgtgtgctgtgcgacagggacccaccaaccgaattagggttgggctcccccgatcagagagcagagatagggcccaatagaccgttggacctattggtggagatcaactaacattcttccCCTTATCTCATTctatcttttactttcatatcatttgcttttgttcattcgattacagattagctcatagagcatgtctcatcgtcacggttcattgccgatagacttaacagctacaactcactactctgttctgaaatagatacttatctttgggtcttcttttgtccaggaatattttaggctttcccttaaacccaagctagctacatgttctctgaacaccatgttctctgaacatgttgggtggtaagccatTTATaaacggatccgcgagcatcctttctATACttgtatgctcaagatttatgacttgatcccggactttatctttcacaacataatactccatgtcaatgtgtttggcagcaccacttgacttatgttgtgagcatcctgtactgccagattataatcgcagtattactttagtggtctatagatgtcgtcaaccaccttcaaaccgggtatgaacttcgttagttagttcacctgcccgttgcctcataacacgctacaaactgtcatacattgtggacgatgtagtgacagtttgctttgagcttttccatgaaatagctcccctttgcgagatgatagaaaatccacatctggatatgcattcactctcgcataatcagaatctgaatatcccaccatgtggagtgaatcagatcttctatatttcatcatgaggcctttcgttccttgcaaataatgcaagactttctttactaattttagtgttctattccagaattgctctggaatctgccaagtaaaacccggtaacaaatgccaagtcagggcgcgtacatacttgagcatgttgcaagcttccgacagctgaagcatatggaaccactttcactttatcgattgagctcatattggttcctggggcatttaaaatccccatatctgtcgcccttgactataggagcaggtgagagactacatttgtgcatactgaatttctttaagatcttttcatgTATGCCTTTagtgacagtccttatacccttttcttctatctcggtgaatctcgatccctagaacgaacgaggctttgccaagatctttcatatcaaatttctttgtctccagtagtagactgacatcgctactagcaagtaagatatcatctatatacaggacaaggaagataaacttcccattctttaaactttgtattgacacaattgtcctcttccttctctttaaaacccaaaattctttattgactgatcaaacttcaagtaccaccgtcttgaagcttgctttaatctataaatggatttctttaggtggcatcccattcgttcttttctttccatgacaaaacctttcggttgtgccatgtaaaccttttcctccaagtctccattgagaaataccgtctttacatccatctgatgtaattctaaatcgtaatgtgccactaatgccattgtgattatgaaggaatccttacatgagactggagaaaatgtctcattgtaatcaatcccttctctttacaTAAattcttttgccacaagtcacgctttatatatttctatattcccttgagagtcaagttttgttctgtagacccatttatagcatACTgtattggctcctttaggaattatttccaaatcccaaactctataggcattcatcgatttcatttcatcttccatggtctcaagccactttgatgaataatcacttctcatggcttcttcaaatgaggtgggatcatcctccatttgaaattctttagtgttatacacttcataatcagcagaaatagctgattttctaactctttgagaccttctaggggcctccacatttggcacaacttctgtttgaggctattgttgctccccctcatgtgtggtaataggttctataggatcctgaggaacagattcctcatcgtcattcattgttgccacaggtgggataacaacaggtgctggcaccacagtatctagcactgtcggtgcagctatagcaggtagtgagaaaaatggctcatgaatcattggagcgGACGCATACACCCGCTCcacttcaaggacaatttcttgagctaccatgctccccctcatcttttcatcctctaggaaaacatcgtgtctcgttttcacaaactttgtatgtctctctagacagtggaaaacaaaaaccttttgacttttctgtgttgccaatgaaatgacaccttactgttttgggatctaacttcccaatgtttgggttaaatactttagcctcagcagggctccccacacacacgtaagtggtttagtaagggtacactttctgtccacaactcatacggtgttttgggcaccgatttacttggtactcttttgagaatatgaatgaggtttttaacgcctccatccacaggctcaactgtaaggtggagtaacttatcatactgcccaccatatccttCAGgatacgattgattcttttagctactctattctgctgaagttcacccggtatagaatactgggctactatgctattcttttagggtatgccgaccgtagtactctcccacggtcagacctgactatcttaatctttaatatcttaaatttatctaatacatcttttctttctttgattggataaatatagtcataatgggagtaatcatctgtgaatggatcataaccatccacactctttacaggaaagctgACCACAGATGTcagtgtgaataatctgtaaaattcctgtgcttcgtttgtcatctttctttacatactttccttttatgcattctctgcattttTCTTAATCTGAGAGCTTTAATGGAGGAAGagtatcattcttaacttgtctttctattctccccctcgaaatatggcctgaacgatagtgccataatttcgacaacgcatcgtgagctctcttatgccaccatttccagagtaacactctatcaccagctgctttatcagctgagtagcatatgtctttgaagtgccagtaaactgactctttattctatcgaggtactcggtgaccatgTCACACATTTgtgattgagcccacaattgcaggttcaatcatgttctttatcacagccaaaattttcttgttggcagtgacccacttcctatgctcaaaaaTCATaagacatcttttgggattcaaatccctttctttagttgcccaaatggcatcattctcatttgtctccctcatcggtgccacaaactcagtggaacacggtgaggtgactacccagtctacCTCAGACAAGATGAAAAAACCAGATCAAAAcctttcttaacataaaaataacatcatttgcatgcaattattcttatacactaattctacatcaccgttgggcagaaatagaattaatgcataaatctttaactttctcaactgttcttacacactaattctacatcaccgttgggcagaagtagaattaatgtataaatcattaaaattaacatctgttcttatatactaattctacatcaccgttgggaagaagtagaattaatgcataaatcattaatattacgatattgttattaacaacgttggtcagaaaataacaacatcataatcatatgAAAACTcgttttctccaattaaataccacattggttcaaaataactggagaatcaacattttctttagcagcggaataactttctttttctccaattaaataccacgttggtacaaattaactggagaataaacaaatTCTCTTTAGCGGCGGAAAAACaattcaatttcttgaattttacccacagggaaattcTCTTTTCCATTTTAtttaagccattaatcaatttctaggaaataaacatttactggaaaaactttcattttaattactttttctattttcttttgagccattcCTTCATTTTCCAAGAAATAAAACCTTATTCAATGGAAAATCAAAAAACAATTTCTCACTTGTTCTTTGATTTGGACTGGAACTGCCACAGTGGCCCGGCCCATCATTCTTTCTCACTCGGGCTCAATCCTTCTCTGTTGGCCCAAAAAACGGCAAATGCCGGCTCGGCCCAGCTCACCGCGCGCGctcaggccgcacccaggccacaacctgggcctgggctggcaAAGCATCACGCCCCGCGCGGCCGCCTGGGCCGCTCGATCGGCCCAATCATTTGCAGCCATTCGATCTGATCGACGGCTCGCCCGCGCGTTTCGGGAGGTCAAAACCCCGCCGCAGCTAGTGCACAGCCAAACCCTAGAGTCATTTTGccactctctcctctctcttcttcgctctctcttctcagccgagcacaaccgagccagcGACGAGAGCGAGtcggcgagcgagcggacggtGGAGCGAGGcaaggcgccgtcgccggccccctcgtcggcgcgcgtgctccccaacgggtgagcacgccgccgtcgagcggcctggccgcggtgccCCCTTTACCGAGCCTGGCGAGCAGCTGCCTCGATTCGGcctttcttctcccgcgccggcgaaggtcCGGTTCGGGTGGATTTCTTCTCCCTTCGCCTAGTTCTTTTCGATTTGGTTGTGCTTCTCTTATCCGAACTGATGTGGAgaatagggttagggttagggttcgtatGCCGACCCCTGTTTCTCTTTGATTTGGATTGATCGTCTCTCTTTCTGTTTCAGAGTTCATCCGAAAACAAGATCTAGGGATACGGttccattttctttttatttctttttcttttcggagttcatccgaatcggtTCCCTTCCCCTTCCTTGATTCTTTTCTGTTTCTCTTTTCGATCGAGTCCGATTTGGATTTCTTTTCAttcttctcggattcaaccgGTTAGGGATGAGGAttcgttctagggttagggtttcggctcTGTTCATCTTAAGGCCGAAAACTTTTCTTTTCCCCCTTTCTTTAacctagttagggttagggttcaagtGCCGAGGGCCCTTGATTTTcttcttctctgatccgaacacGGATCTGTTCTCTTCCCCacacgcggtggcggtggtgactggTAGACAGTACCCCGGTCTCTCTCTttttgcttttacccggttagggttagggttacacacttagtaacctggctctggtaccattgttaggatcgaaGTGTGTGTACCTTTCTGTGTAACCCGTATATCCGGATAGGCTCCTCGCCTTTTCAGTAGATGCACCGCAGCCGGTGCTGCGGTGTAGAAGATGTCCAGCACCGGCGAGATGAAGTCCAATGACGCCGACGATGTCCTGCAGGGGCGAGGCAGAGGCGGCGGGGTTGGCGGACTCatcccatcgctggcagcactatttaggatcggattagggtttcgcTGTAGGTGGGTGGCGGCTCCGTTGAACCTCATAGTCTGAGCCCTCACCCCcatcttccttttatgtgtgctgtgcgacagggacccaccaaccgaattagggttgggctcccccgatcaaggagcagagatagggcccaataggccgttggacctattggtggagatcaactaacagaaTCTTTAGCATGAACCTATGGAGATTTCACGGAATTTCATGGCGTCGGAGGACCGGGTGGATTTGGGCCTAGTGGTCCAAATCCCCCCTTATAGcctctttatttttttttatttatggcCCAGCTACAAATATTATGACATGGCCCTAGTCGGCCCATCCAGATAGCACCTGAACCAGGTGTCTAGCCCAGTCTTTTGTAGCCTATCGCCTGCAGAATGGAGCCAGGTGCCCATCGCCTGCAGAATGGAGCCAGGTGCCGCACGTGACTCTGTCGGTCCATTTCGCCTTTTCCTAATCCCGTGTGCTCCGTCCTCGCACTTCTCAATTGGGAGAAGAGCCAAAGCTTGCTGCCTCCACTCCTCCAGCCAGCCTCCCGACGCTGACGACCGGCGGACCTACGCCTGCTCAGGCAGCTTCATGCTCGACGCCTTAGCAGGCTACTCATGTTGGCCGCACAGCTGCATCAGCACCAGGCAAGATCCGTAGCCTGGGAAGCAGGCAAAGCACGTTCTCCTTAGCAAGTGGACGCGGAAGCCGGAGGATGTGCCGTCCACCACGCCTGACGCGGCGATTGCCTCCAAGTTCCACGACACCTTCATGGTACCGCTGTCGTCTTCCAAAAGGGCTGCCATGCGTGAGCTCTTCCCTAGGCGCGCCGGCCGCGGTGCGCGGGCCGCGGCAAGGCTATTCTGATCGCCATAGAACCGTCGCCTAAACATCGTTCCGCCATGAGTGCCAACCACCTACTAGTTTATTTGGAATGCACGCGGCTTGAACAGTCGTGCACGTCGCAGTGTTGTTAGAGACATTGTCGTCCAGCAGCGAGCTTCGATCGTCTACCTGCAGGAGTCCAAGGTTGCAAACTTCAGTGTAACCTTGCATCATGAAATAACAGGGATCAACTTTGATTATGTGTGCCTCCCGGCTATCGGCGTCGCCGATGGAGCCGTCATCTCTTGGCGTCGCGACCTGTGGCGCGTGTCTGCCCCCTTCGTGCGCCGGTTCTCGATCACTATAGAGCTCACTCCGATTAACGGACCCGGCGAACCGTGGTGGCTCACTAACATGTACGGCCCAACGGCTAGATAAGATAAGCCCGACTTCCTCCTGGAGATCCGTGCTGTTCGCGCTGCCTCTCCGGGTCCTTGGCTACTTTGCGGTGATTTCAACTTGATCTACAAAGCTAGTGACAAAAACAATGGCAGATTAGACCGCAGCACCATGTGCAGATTTCGCGGGGTCATCGACGACCTGCAACTCGAAGAGCTACACCTCTTCGGCCGGTGATTTCAACTACAGCCACGGCAGAGGCAGACGCCAAAGTCAGTCTTACTGTCACATCTAgtaactgtagcagcatgacagctgtactagaactagatgggtagagttgtatatatagtttgccactgtaactcagtaaagagagtttagatttatcatctcctatacagggcttcggccaacgccgGTGTATCTgctatgtgtgtatgctctgttctccctcactTCTTCGATCTCTAgctatagtgtgtggtcggacaacgtttgTCATGGTCgataagactggtgagtggtcgactcacctgagccggtggtCGGTAAGACTGGTGAgaggtcgactcacctgagctgaGGGTCCAGcggactaacaagtggtatcagagctgtacaAGCGTCGTTgctggactaaccgctggcgatgatggaCGGTTCGAAAATGGACGAcaacagtggcactgctgtggctgcccaaccaCGATAGGAGGTCGTTGTTTGCACGGTACGGGAGGTCAgcagcacc encodes:
- the LOC136472212 gene encoding uncharacterized protein, with the protein product MAGEETTEVSGRRHMDLNLHVGLPPLPRPRVRLDTSAASPALMPNSAAPEAPRTSEPEGSLAPAAATYSPSNVLSALEEHPMLDPVVYSWLDGNSAGSEEYTDAPESSAPAPVDGLLVARSVRPSRVAAATGMEMVNTSTFGQSTQGAAATAIEAGAPELRFLRVIQISQQHNIVRPGSANLSQSSFEAARGQNPDGGDNSSFECNICLELARQPVVTSCGHLFCRPCLYQWLHAQSSSFECPVCKGEVLKGDITPIYGRGGEEEGGSTANPDLPPRPQAHRRESLRRQLQMAGTEGNAREMARVLRQMFQNQNQGWDATPAGVETTSIPAARQRAGARRQQRQDNHAAQVVLVAPQQSSSVERLSTSSTAAAVVGEPGPSSRLRRPSESPTIRRTRRRPQ